In Ischnura elegans chromosome 9, ioIscEleg1.1, whole genome shotgun sequence, the following proteins share a genomic window:
- the LOC124165115 gene encoding nuclear pore complex protein Nup214 isoform X3, with protein sequence MTNNPPLPRDVTDFQFKLVTRLKVYDRKDDISRAPVNLLAVSSKLGLAFVAAPTHLQIFKTSVLLESHGGKGVGPDVETFPRYCIPLRSPPSHIGISCDHVHVAVVLTPKDASQNPVAQIFVISSLISKNTAPAWEIQLSSVPGVGVRDIAWNPRLPNLICVCLCDGAVAVYELKGSSQVFESNTIPATTGARCICWSPKGKQLVIGTIHGPFIQYKPDLKQVKVISPPQNAGVAPISVLWLSSFQFAVVYGSPGDNQNGSSRPGLYIVNAPKGESESHLNYDDICYSSGEARPPQYYLSHIPKWNVLLMSSANSMEVGVLASGGSGTEPLVWEQWTLEDASRAELPLSQSREEMSAVGMAVDTSPTAHLPWGENQSIPPAPVLLILSNHGLLCSFNIINLRAGAAQDLCSPPEVVPGIQDVLIPTGPASSATLALPTSLPSFDPTSQNKSVAFPTASAAFSQGALPSFGSAASTVPSFTPVSSSPTPSSLFGGQAGKAEVGKGWLSGGSATSSFGFGALGNSLAPSASVPSMSPSPAQPFTFSVSSATTFPAATASAAANPQLNFSTPPPDVPQPAQQVPSIKPAQPSAAPQLSAQLPASVQQLQPNKPMPFQVAPPPVASGPSKAAVERSKSAVSLSGDVAQAAAQPPLAPAPLPSPSVPTVPDAAIFKAIARETALFTMELLQLKQRHQKFNVMIGTADEKKNLRVKVEALENFLGELSDATHGNTRVEIYALRTLLMEAFAWVEEARSRHLYSKNPRYLHLAMVQELDPVIKKHMVGIGNRVHYLDSQLQQLDSSLDNQWATFQEACSKKKRKQRAWGMDSGQFEKREIHMPSLEFVYQTILSQQQILEKHGARLDELEMKVRNRVNWELNGNSFASLAGFQSANRGPSANNEMAGSGEQDLSSMAESLLAMQLGDLRLKGKLSEQSGCRNPLIPKKMPSRQVSQLCSLLSHKPMTRVIPSPRGISSVNLLPLPSKLTDSKSPAQKESPLSSRLDSEVTPIAKPPKATSTPVKKDVSQPRIISNPSDFPSTQASISTFKGPSVAPSAFSSEAQGHQLPVFSMPKSEESKSTILDPGSKPTKTLAPISGPTQSSPSIVTGVSVPPATAASSAANVKSSSVPSKNLFGKGFPSTVPAAPLSLATTSLPSGTSSNTTPQLTMQSTSFFSGGGSTLPAATSSESSSWAFSASGGFSIGSSSKPGGISSGKPVVPPLATPATTTPSTSATAPAFSLNFSSGAKPSFSLTPKPATQSSFTLPMPLFGAKSGSTSSPSTKDEPLFVFGGSALGSSASKPTSKLVTEGIPVSASKESVDIAKDSAQKSEETKPDKVAVTDVQSPLGSSEKVKQVMPEKFPTTFQFGSSFGQALVPPGKTTEAVAAPAVSTPAVSVTAASAPSPALVQSPIYEDITPENKIEKGTVKERPQEKPPVTRNLFTDFSFKLGEGDSESFGAKPLVFGVPTSPPTPVSIPVSTPVVETPPSVASTPQLPVSSVTPTEAVSKSLPIIPLPETTSAISSTSNPLTSLGTIVANLGSSSGSTFGKVTSEAPKPAEGSSFTSFSFALPTKDETAKPPSAEAVVNLSTSEGQKETPLKGLASVSPPGTTTPSSQPVSGAPSTSATSDFGQGLANILGQSMPTAQQTQPAQNPFAVSGSGSVFGSSSGSSQSTNNLFGKPAEGSPSMGLFGQPIKQDAATPSFFGSSPSATPASTSVPAFGSTSVFGQPASSTSSVFGSSGFGSKPAFGQSLSSGGTGFSLGGSVFGQSAGSPSVFGSPSPSSGTSGGNLFQSPGGFGGSPVFGAMASGSTSPSFGGAATFGSPPAFGSHVFGASPAAAASGSIFGSGGSASTSTFENLASAPTLTFGNLAQSGGSTSPFGASQAQPPPAFGGGASSSGAGGSSSFGGSSFTSWR encoded by the exons atgacaAATAACCCTCCATTACCGAGGGACGTTacg GATTTCCAATTCAAACTCGTCACTAGACTTAAAGTTTATGACAGAAAAGATGACATCTCCCGTGCACCGGTGAATCTCCTAGCAGTATCAAGCAAATTGGGACTAGCGTTCGTTGCTGCACCAACGCATTTACAAA taTTCAAAACATCAGTTCTCCTAGAAAGCCATGGAGGTAAAGGAGTGGGGCCAGATGTTGAGACTTTCCCAAGATATTGCATCCCATTGCGTTCTCCTCCCTCTCACATTGGGATTAGCTGTGATCATGTTCATGTGGCAGTGGTCCTAACACCAAAAGATGCCAGCCAGAATCCAGTTGCCCAGATTTTTGTGATCTCCTCCCTCATTTCCAAG AATACTGCACCAGCATGGGAGATACAGCTGAGCTCAGTCCCTGGTGTTGGTGTTCGCGATATTGCATGGAATCCCCGTCTTCCAAATTTGATTTGTGTTTGCTTGTGTGATGGTGCTGTTGCTGTGTATGAACTAAAAGGATCGTCACAAGTTTTTGAGAGCAATACCATTCCTGCCACTACTGGAGCAAG atgcatCTGTTGGAGTCCTAAGGGGAAGCAATTGGTGATAGGTACAATTCATGGACCGTTCATCCAGTACAAACCAGACCTTAAGCAGGTTAAGGTGATTTCACCTCCTCAGAATGCTGGTGTTGCACCCATCTCTGTGCTTTGGCTGTCATCATTTCAGTTTGCAGTGGTTTATGGGAGTCCGGGAGATAATCAAAATGGCTCCTCAAGACCAG GACTCTACATCGTGAATGCTCCGAAGGGTGAATCTGAGTCTCACCTTAATTATGATGATATTTGCTACAGCTCTGGGGAAGCAAGGCCACCACAGTATTATCTTTCTCACATCCCCAAGTG GAATGTGTTGTTGATGTCCTCGGCAAATAGCATGGAGGTAGGTGTTTTGGCCTCGGGTGGCAGTGGAACGGAGCCACTTGTTTGGGAACAGTGGACTCTCGAAGATGCTTCCAGGGCAGAATTACCCCTCTCACAATCTCGGGAAGAGATGTCTGCTGTCGGAATGGCTGTGGACACCAGCCCAACAGCTCATCTTCCCTGGG GTGAAAACCAGTCAATTCCTCCGGCCCCAGTCCTGCTTATCCTCTCAAATCATGGTCTTCTGTGCTCTTTCAACATCATCAACCTCAGAGCAGGTGCAGCTCAGGATCTCTGCTCTCCCCCAGAAGTCGTGCCTGGAATCCAAGACGTTTTGATTCCTACAGGACCGGCTTCATCAGCAACACTTGCACTCCCCACTTCCCTTCCATCCTTTGATCCCACTTCCCAGAATAAATCGGTCGCATTCCCTACAGCATCAGCTGCATTCAGTCAGGGGGCTCTGCCTTCCTTCGGCTCAGCTGCATCTACTGTACCGAGCTTTACACCCGTTTCCTCCTCCCCTACACCATCGTCATTGTTTGGTGGTCAGGCTGGGAAAGCAGAAGTGGGGAAGGGTTGGCTCTCTGGTGGCTCAGCAACCAGTTCTTTTGG ATTCGGAGCTCTTGGAAATTCTCTAGCTCCTTCAGCCAGTGTGCCCTCAATGTCACCATCCCCTGCGCAGCCATTCACATTCAGTGTCTCCTCTGCAACCACTTTCCCTGCTGCCACAGCTTCTGCAGCAGCAAATCCTCAGTTGAATTTCTCCACGCCACCACCAGATGTACCGCAACCAGCTCAGCAGGTTCCCAGTATCAAGCCTGCTCAACCTTCTGCTGCTCCTCAGCTGTCTGCCCAACTTCCTGCCTCTGTCCAGCAGCTTCAGCCAAATAAGCCCATGCCTTTCCAGGTGGCCCCTCCTCCCGTTGCCAGTGGGCCATCAAAGGCTGCGGTGGAGAGGAGCAAGTCTGCCGTCAGCCTGTCAGGGGATGTG GCACAGGCTGCAGCTCAACCTCCTTTGGCTCCAGCACCATTGCCTTCTCCATCTGTACCCACTGTACCTGATGCAGCTATCTTCAAAGCCATTGCAAGAGAGACAGCTCTGTTCACGATGGAACTGTTGCAGCTAAAGCAGCGTCATCAGAAGTTTAATGTCATG ATAGGTACAGCTGATGAGAAGAAGAATCTTAGAGTGAAGGTTGAAGCACTGGAGAACTTCCTTGGTGAGCTCAGTGATGCTACACATGGGAATACGAGGGTGGAGATATATGCATTGAGGACTTTACTCATGGAAGCATTTGCATGGGTTGAAGAAGCAAGATCAAGACATTTGTACTCAAAAAACCCTCg tTATTTGCATCTTGCAATGGTGCAGGAACTTGATCCTGTCATTAAGAAGCACATGGTGGGCATCGGGAACCGAGTGCACTACCTTGACTCCCAATTGCAGCAACTTGACTCCAGCTTGGATAATCAGTGGGCAACATTCCAGGAAGCATGCAGTAAGAAGAAGCGAAAACAGAGAGCATGGGGGATGGATAGTGGCCAATTTGAAAA GAGAGAGATACACATGCCATCCCTTGAGTTTGTGTATCAAACCATATTAAGTCAGCAGCAAATCCTTGAAAAGCATGGCGCAAGATTGGATGAGCTGGAAATGAAAGTGCGTAACAGAGTGAATTGGGAGTTAAATGGCAACTCATTTGCTTCTCTTGCCGGCTTCCAAAGTGCTAATAGAGGTCCATCTGCAAATAATGAAATGGCTGGCAGTGG TGAACAAGACCTTTCCAGTATGGCTGAGTCACTACTTGCTATGCAGTTGGGTGACTTAAGGCTGAAGGGCAAACTCTCAGAGCAGTCTGGATGCAGGAACCCTCTCATTCCCAAGAAAATGCCTTCTCGGCAGGTTTCACAGCTATGCAGCCTTTTGTCACATAAGCCAATGACTCGAGTCATACCATCCCCTCGAGGAATTTCATCTGTAAACCTTTTGCCGCTGCCCTCTAAGCTGACGGACTCTAAATCACCAGCCCAGAAGGAAAGTCCTCTTTCTTCAAGGCTTGACTCAGAGGTTACCCCAATAG CAAAACCACCAAAGGCTACATCAACACCTGTTAAAAAGGATGTTTCTCAACCCAGAATTATCTCAAATCCTTCTGATTTTCCCAGCACTCAAGCTTCTATCTCAACTTTTAAAGGGCCTTCAGTGGCTCCATCTGCTTTTAGCAGTGAAGCTCAGGGCCATCAGTTGCCTGTATTTTCCATGCCCAAGAGTGAGGAGAGCAAGTCCACTATATTGGATCCTGGATCAAAGCCAACCAAGACTCTGGCTCCCATTTCTGGCCCTACACAGTCTTCACCCTCAATAGTGACTGGTGTAAGTGTGCCTCCTGCTACTGCCGCATCATCAGCAGCAAATGTAAAAAGCTCATCAGTTCCATCAAAGAACCTTTTTGGCAAAGGATTTCCTTCCACTGTGCCTGCTGCTCCTCTATCTTTAGCTACAACATCATTGCCTAGTGGAACGTCAAGTAATACCACACCACAATTGACAATGCAGTCAACATCTTTCTTTAGTGGAGGAGGGTCAACTTTGCCTGCTGCAACTAGCTCAGAAAGCAGTTCATGGGCTTTCTCTGCATCTGGAGGTTTCAGTATTGGGTCATCTTCCAAGCCTGGAGGAATATCTTCAGGGAAACCTGTTGTTCCTCCTCTAGCCACCCCTGCTACCACTACTCCGAGCACATCAGCAACTGCCCCTGCATTCTCTTTGAATTTCTCTAGCGGTGCAAAGCCATCTTTCTCTCTGACTCCCAAGCCGGCCACCCAGTCTTCATTTACGTTGCCGATGCCGTTATTTGGTGCTAAGAGTGGTTCTACATCATCACCATCAACAAAAGATGAACCTCTCTTCGTTTTTGGTGGAAGCGCTCTCGGTTCCAGTGCAAGTAAACCTACTTCAAAGCTTGTCACAGAAGGGATTCCTGTAAGTGCAAGCAAAGAGAGTGTAGACATTGCAAAAGATAGTGCTCAGAAATCAGAAGAAACTAAGCCTGATAAAGTGGCTGTAACCGATGTCCAATCTCCCCTTGGTAGCAGTGAAAAGGTGAAGCAGGTGATGCCGGAAAAATTTCCCACAACCTTTCAGTTTGGTTCATCCTTTGGTCAAGCACTGGTCCCTCCAGGAAAAACCACTGAAGCTGTTGCAGCACCTGCTGTTTCAACTCCTGCTGTTTCAGTCACTGCTGCTAGTGCTCCATCTCCTGCATTGGTCCAGAGCCCCATTTATGAAGATATAACCCCAGAAAACAAAATCGAGAAGGGCACCGTCAAAGAAAGGCCTCAGGAGAAGCCTCCTGTGACCAGAAACCTCTTCACTGATTTCAGTTTCAAGTTGGGCGAAGGTGATAGTGAATCATTTGGGGCCAAACCATTGGTGTTTGGAGTACCAACCTCTCCTCCTACACCTGTCTCCATTCCAGTGTCCACACCAGTTGTTGAAACTCCACCTTCAGTGGCTTCTACTCCACAGTTGCCAGTTTCATCAGTTACTCCTACTGAAGCTGTATCTAAATCATTGCCAATCATCCCCCTGCCAGAGACCACCTCTGCCATAAGCAGCACCTCTAATCCCTTAACGTCTCTTGGCACCATTGTTGCCAACCTGGGTAGCAGTAGTGGCAGTACCTTTGGCAAGGTCACTTCAGAAGCACCAAAGCCTGCGGAAGGGAGCTCATTCACATCCTTCTCCTTTGCCCTACCCACAAAAGATGAAACAGCCAAACCACCATCTGCAGAAGCTGTGGTCAACTTGTCAACAAGCGAAGGGCAGAAAGAAACTCCACTCAAAGGATTGGCATCAGTTTCCCCACCCGGCACAACAACACCCAGCTCGCAGCCAGTTTCAGGTGCACCATCGACATCAGCCACGTCCGACTTTGGGCAAGGATTGGCGAATATTTTGGGCCAGTCTATGCCCACGGCACAACAGACTCAGCCAGCTCAGAATCCTTTTGCTGTCAGTGGAAGTGGCAGTGTGTTTGGGTCCAGCAGTGGTAGTAGTCAAAGCACTAATAATCTGTTTGGGAAGCCAGCTGAGGGTTCCCCATCCATGGGCTTATTTGGACAACCTATTAAGCAGGATGCTGCTACACCATCCTTCTTTGGAAGTTCTCCTTCAGCCACTCCAGCATCCACAAGTGTGCCAGCATTTGGAAGCACTTCAGTGTTTGGACAGCCAGCTTCATCTACATCGTCTGTCTTTGGATCTAGTGGATTTGGGTCAAAACCAGCTTTTGGGCAGAGTTTGAG CAGTGGGGGAACAGGATTCTCCCTTGGTGGATCAGTTTTTGGACAGAGTGCTGGGTCTCCCTCTGTCTTTGGATCTCCTTCTCCTTCCTCTGGCACCTCCGGTGGGAATTTGTTTCAAAGTCCAG GTGGATTTGGTGGGTCACCTGTGTTTGGTGCAATGGCCTCAGGTAGCACAAGTCCCAGTTTTGGAGGTGCAGCTACATTTGGAAGCCCTCCTGCATTTGGCAGTCATGTTTTTGGGGCCTCTCCAGCTGCTGCAG CTTCTGGCAGTATTTTTGGAAGTGGAGGGTCAGCTTCGACATCAACATTTGAAAACCTGGCCTCTGCTCCAACCCTTACATTTGGTAACTTGGCACAGAGTGGCGGTTCCACCAGTCCATTTGGAGCATCGCAAGCGCAGCCACCACCAGCGTTTGGAGGTGGGGCAAGCTCCAGTGGTGCCGGTGGATCTTCAAGTTTTGG